One Stigmatopora argus isolate UIUO_Sarg chromosome 20, RoL_Sarg_1.0, whole genome shotgun sequence genomic region harbors:
- the chd3 gene encoding chromodomain-helicase-DNA-binding protein 3 isoform X7 — protein MRGRTIMSYPPRATGREDEDDKALHSEGGGDLEEEEEEDGGGDDGDVSLDATSDVNSPATSRPSAATVAVAEEAESASDGKLPRKKKGRPKKKDKEAKPAKPAKARKRKKIDDEGERDPAAAAAAAAADGDLAERSNKRKKHKDRKDKKTKRKKKDEEDREGAQRDTARQPVEQKTSAQLAEEWALEDVRHAFTEEDYRELTNYKAFSQFLRPMIAKKNPKIPMSKMMTILGAKWREFTFNNPFKGDGAAVAAAAAKAAAIAVAEQVSAVTASPELPPPVRKAKTKEGKGPGYKKRSKSLRGPDKKKALATAKAKKMAPIRLKMSPVCSKRKKSCSSEEGDEDEDESEPEDSGVRGKKSNRQQPAKKKKKKKKSEEEGDGYETDHQDYCEVCQQGGEIILCDTCPRAYHLVCLEPELEKAPEGKWSCPHCEREGIQWEAKDEDFEDLEEEAEEAPEEEEEEEDDDDHMEFCRVCKDGGELLCCETCTSSYHIHCLNPPLPEVPNGEWLCPRCTCPPIDGRVQKILHWRWGQPPPPAAPVSGPDAATDAATDRLAAPAAEGRAEREFFVKLAGQSYWRCAWITELQLEIFHSVMYRNYQRKTDMDEPPALDYGSGGEDRSAAGKSETRRAMEDKYYKYGIKPEWMTIHRIINHSGDKKATYHYLVKWRDLTYDQCTWEGDHMDLPDFGIHKANYWRHRDSITMEDPDKPRKMRSESQEGEEEEEEEEDACSPVSPVADPTIKYEEQPHYVTSTGGTLHPYQMEGLNWLRFSWAQGTDTILADEMGLGKTIQTIVFLYSLFKEGHTRGPFLVSAPLSTIINWEREFEMWAPDFYVVTYAGDKDSRAIIRENEFSFDDSPAKGGRRAFKMRRETPVKFHVLLTSYELVTMDQTALKSIDWACLVVDEAHRLKNNQSKFFRRLNDYKIEHKLLLTGTPLQNNLEELFHLLNFLTPNRFNNLDGFLEEFADVSKEEQIKKLHDLLGPHMLRRLKADVFQNMPAKTELIVRVELSPMQKKYYKLILTKNFEALNSKGGGNQVSLLNVMMDLKKCCNHPYLFPVASTEAQKTSNGAYEGSALTKASGKLTLLQKMLRKLKEQGHRVLVFSQMTKMLDLLEDFLDFQGYKYERIDGGVTGALRQEAIDRFNAPGACQFCFLLSTRAGGLGINLATADTVVIFDSDWNPHNDIQAFSRAHRIGQANKVMIYRFVTRASVEERITQVAKRKMMLTHLVVRPGLGSKAGSMSKQELDDILKFGTEELFKDGAEGESARGSAGVGSGDVRVWHFPTGMKNSAGDKAEDEGNVIHYDGAAIERLLDRSQDATDDSDVQNMNEYLSSFKVARYMVREEDKMDEIEREIIKQEENVDPDYWEKLLRHHYEQQQEDLASKLGKGKRNRKPVNYKDGAQEDQEWHAGISDNQSDYSVGSEEEDEDFEERPEGRRQSRRQLRNEKDKPLPPLLARVGGNLEVLGFNTRQRKAFLNAVMRWGMPSREAFSSQWLVRDLRGKSEKEFKAYVSLFMRHLCEPVADGAETFADGVPREGLCRQPVLTRIGVMSLVKKKIQEFQHINGRWSIPELKPEAGPEKPFSRASSPAAETATPTTPATDASCNNTPCTSKPGKRHRGPRKGLKILARKTRSRRARPPRRRRERFAPLEVCLLVPKGRSQRTAAAVAAIERGTGRKTIPAVPRLARAKSRASTTWRWEKETQQRWRRRKGTPRTPKRQIPRTPPKPRRGNRHPSRGAFGPRRQKAKRTSGPRWARPKRSSPRATGSRPPSGRASCLTSPTAASPSFTLFGRTRSGPPSPRER, from the exons ATGAGAGGACGGACTATCATGTCCTATCCTCCGCGGGCCACTGGGAGAGAAGACGAGGACGACAAGGCTCTTCATTCCGAGGGAGGAGGAGatttggaggaagaagaagaagaagacggcggcggcgacgatgGAGACGTCTCGTTAGACGCCACGAGCGACGTCAACTCGCCGGCGACGTCTCGGCCAAGCGCAGCAACCGTCGCAGTCGCAG AAGAGGCGGAAAGCGCGTCCGACGGGAAGCTCCCGCGTAAAAAGAAAGGACGGCCAAAGAAGAAGGACAAGGAGGCCAAACCCGCCAAGCCCGCCAAGGCCAGAAAGCGCAAGAAGATT GACGACGAGGGAGAGCGGgacccggcggcggcggcggcggcggcagcggcggacGGCGATCTGGCCGAGCGCTCCAACAAGAGGAAAAAGCACAAGGACAGGAAGGACAAGAAAaccaagaggaagaaaaaagatGAGGAGGATCGAGAGGGCGCTCAGCGAGACACGGCCAGG CAGCCCGTGGAGCAGAAGACCTCGGCCCAGCTGGCCGAGGAGTGGGCGCTGGAGGACGTCCGTCACGCCTTCACCGAGGAAGACTACAGGGAGCTGACCAACTACAAAGCCTTCAGTCAGTTCTTGAG GCCCATGATTGCCAAAAAGAACCCCAAGATTCCCATGTCCAAGATGATGACCATCCTGGGGGCCAAGTGGCGGGAGTTCACTTTCAACAACCCTTTCAAAGGCGACGGGGCcgccgtggcggcggcggcggccaaagCCGCCGCCATCGCCGTCGCCGAGCAGGTGTCGGCGGTGACCGCCTCGCCCGAGCTGCCGCCGCCCGTCCGGaaagccaagaccaaagaggGCAAAG GTCCGGGTTACAAGAAACGCAGTAAAAGTCTCCGCGGCCCCGACAAGAAAAAGGCTTTGGCGACGGCCAAGGCGAAAAAAATGGCGCCCATCCgtctgaaaatgtcccccgtGTGCTCCAAGAGGAAGAAGAGCTGCTCG AGCGAGGAAGgagacgaggacgaggacgagtcggaGCCGGAGGATTCGGGCGTACGCGGCAAGAAGAGCAATCGCCAGCAGCCCgctaagaagaaaaagaagaagaagaaaa GCGAGGAGGAGGGCGACGGCTACGAGACGGACCACCAGGACTACTGCGAGGTGTGCCAGCAGGGCGGCGAGATCATCCTGTGCGACACCTGCCCGCGAGCGTACCACCTGGTGTGCCTGGAGCCCGAGCTGGAAAAGGCCCCCGAGGGGAAGTGGAGCTGCCCTCACTGC GAACGAGAAGGAATCCAGTGGGAAGCCAAAGACGAAGACTTTGAGGACTTGGAGGAAGAGGCGGAGGAAGccccggaggaggaggaggaggaggaggacgacgacgaccacaTGGAGTTCTGCCGGGTGTGTAAAGACGGAGGTGAACTCTTGTGCTGTGAGACCTGCACCTCCTCCTACCACATCCACTGTCTAAACCCTCCGCTGCCAGAAGTCCCCAACGGCGAGTGGTTGTGTCCACGGTGCACG TGCCCGCCCATCGACGGACGGGTGCAAAAGATCCTCCACTGGCGCTGGGGGCAGCCCCCGCCGCCGGCGGCGCCCGTCTCGGGGCCGGATGCGGCGACGGACGCGGCGACGGACCGGCTGGCGGCCCCCGCCGCCGAGGGCCGAGCCGAGCGGGAGTTCTTCGTCAAGCTGGCCGGTCAGTCCTACTGGCGCTGCGCGTGGATCACCGAGCTGCAG TTGGAGATCTTCCACTCGGTGATGTACAGAAACTACCAGAGGAAGACGGACATGGACGAACCGCCCGCTTTGGACTACGGCTCGGGCGGCGAAGACCGGAGCGCCGCGGGGAAAAGCGAGACGAGGCGCGCCATGGAGGACAAGTACTACAAATACGGCATCAAGCCCGAGTGGATGACCATTCACCGCATCATCAACCACAG CGGGGACAAGAAAGCCACCTACCACTACCTGGTCAAGTGGCGAGACCTGACCTACGACCAGTGCACGTGGGAAGGGGACCATATGGACCTCCCCGACTTTGGGATCCACAAGGCCAACTACTGGAGACACAG GGACTCCATCACCATGGAGGACCCCGACAAGCCCCGCAAGATGAGGAGCGAGAGTCAGGAgggcgaagaagaagaagaagaagaagaagacgcgTGTTCTCCCGTGTCTCCCGTCGCCGAC CCCACCATAAAATACGAGGAGCAGCCCCATTACGTGACGTCGACGGGCGGCACGCTGCACCCGTACCAGATGGAGGGTCTGAACTGGCTGCGCTTTTCCTGGGCTCAAGGCACCGACACCATCCTGGCGGACGAGATGGGTCTGGGCAAGACCATCCAGACCATCGTCTTCCTCTACTCGCTCTTTAAAGAG GGTCACACCAGAGGTCCCTTCCTGGTCAGCGCCCCGCTTTCCACCATCATCAACTGGGAGCGGGAGTTTGAGATGTGGGCGCCCGACTTCTACGTGGTGACCTACGCCGGCGACAAGGACAGCCGAGCCATCATCCGGGAGAACGAATTCTCCTTCGACGACTCGCCGGCCAAGGGCGGCAGGAGAGCCTTCAAGATGCGG AGAGAGACGCCCGTCAAATTCCACGTTCTCCTGACCTCGTACGAGCTGGTGACCATGGACCAGACGGCCCTCAAGTCCATAGACTGGGCCTGCCTGGTGGTGGACGAGGCCCACCGCCTTAAAAACAACCAGTCCAAG ttcTTCCGACGCCTGAACGACTACAAGATCGAGCACAAGCTGCTGCTGACGGGAACGCCGTTACAGAACAACCTGGAGGAGCTTTTCCACCTGCTGAATTTCCTGACGCCCAACCGTTTCAA CAACCTGGACGGCTTCCTGGAAGAGTTTGCCGACGTCTCCAAGGAGGAGCAGATCAAGAAACTTCACGACCTGCTGGGGCCTCACATGCTGCGCCGGCTGAAGGCCGACGTCTTCCAGAACATGCCCGCCAAGACCGAGCTGATTGTGCGGGTGGAGCTCAGCCCCATGCAGAA GAAATACTACAAGCTGATTCTCACCAAGAACTTTGAGGCGCTGAACTCCAAAGGCGGGGGGAACCAGGTGTCCTTGCTCAACGTCATGATGGACCTGAAGAAGTGCTGCAACCATCCCTACCTCTTCCCCGTCGCCTCCACG GAGGCCCAGAAAACGTCCAACGGCGCTTAcgagggctccgccctcaccaaGGCGTCGGGGAAACTGACCTTGCTGCAGAAGATGCTGAGGAAGCTCAAGGAGCAGGGACACCGAGTGCTGGTCTTCTCGCAG ATGACCAAAATGCTGGACTTGCTGGAAGACTTCCTGGATTTCCAAGGTTACAAGTACGAAAGGATTGACGGCGGGGTCACCGGCGCGCTCAGGCAGGAGGCCATCGACCGCTTCAACG CTCCCGGCGCTTGTCAGTTTTGTTTCCTGCTCTCCACCCGGGCCGGCGGTCTGGGCATCAACCTGGCCACGGCGGACACGGTGGTCATCTTCGACTCGGACTGGAACCCCCACAATGACATCCAG GCCTTCAGTCGGGCCCACCGCATCGGGCAGGCCAACAAGGTGATGATCTACCGCTTTGTGACGCGGGCCAGCGTAGAGGAGCGCATCACGCAGGTAGCCAAGCGAAAGATGATGCTGACACATCTGGTGGTCCGGCCCGGCCTGGGCTCCAAAGCCGGCTCCATGAGCAAGCAGGAACTGGACGACATCCTCAAGTTCGGGACCGAGGAGCTGTTCAAAGACGGAGCGGAAGGCGAGTCCGCCCGGGGGAGCGCCGGAGTTGGCTCGGGTGACGTACGGGTGTGGCACTTCCCGACAGGCATGAAGAATTCGGCGGGGGACAAAGCCGAGGACGAGGGCAACGTCATCCACTACGACGGCGCGGCCATCGAGAGGCTGTTGGACCGGAGCCAGGACGCCACCGACGACTCGGACGTGCAGAACATGAACGAGTACCTGAGTTCCTTCAAAGTGGCCCGCTACATGGTCCGAGAGGAGGACAAG ATGGACGAGATCGAGCGAGAGATCATCAAGCAGGAGGAGAACGTGGACCCCGACTACTGGGAGAAGCTCTTGCGCCACCACTACGAGCAGCAGCAGGAGGACCTGGCCAGCAAGTTGGGCAAAGGCAAGCGCAACCGCAAGCCCGTCAACTACAAGGACGGCGCGCAAGAAGACCAAG AGTGGCACGCCGGCATTTCCGACAACCAGTCCGATTACTCGGTGGGCtccgaggaggaggacgaggacttTGAGGAGCGGCCGGAAG GCCGGAGACAATCCCGTCGCCAGCTGAGGAACGAGAAGGACAAACCGCTTCCTCCACTTCTGGCCAGAGTGGGCGGCAACCTAGAG GTTCTCGGCTTCAATACGCGCCAGCGGAAGGCTTTCCTCAACGCCGTGATGCGCTGGGGGATGCCGTCGCGGGAGGCCTTCTCGTCTCAGTGGCTGGTCCGAGACCTGCGGGGCAAAAGCGAGAAGGAATTCAA GGCGTACGTGTCGCTCTTCATGCGTCACTTGTGCGAGCCGGTGGCCGACGGGGCCGAGACCTTTGCCGACGGCGTCCCGCGGGAGGGCCTGTGCCGCCAGCCCGTCCTCACGCGCATCGGCGTCATGTCGCTCGTCAAAAAGAAG ATTCAGGAGTTCCAGCACATCAACGGGCGTTGGAGTATCCCGGAGCTGAAGCCCGAGGCGGGCCCGGAAAAACCCTTCTCCCGGGCGTCTTCCCCCGCCGCCGAGACCGCCACGCCCACCACGCCCGCCACGGACGCCAGCTGCAACAACACGCCGTGCACCTCCAAACCCGGTAAG CGACACCGGGGCCCGCGGAAAGGCCTGAAAATATTGGCGAGGAAGACGAGGAGCAGGAGGGCGAGGCCCCCccggagaaggagagagag ATTTGCGCCCCTGGAAGTGTGTCTCCTAGTCCCAAAAGGGAGGTCCCAGAGGACGGCGGCGGCAGTGGCGGCGATCGAACGCGGGACGGGGAGGAAGACGATCCCGGCGGTGCCCCGTCTCGCGAGAGCCAAGTCACGAGCGAGCACGACCTGGCGGTGGGAGAAGGAAACGCAG CAAagatggaggaggagaaagGGGACGCCGAGAACCCCAAAGCGTCAGATTCCCAGGACGCCTCCCAAGCCGAGAAGGGGGAATCGTCACCCGTCGCGGGGCGCCTTTGGCCCCAGGAGGCAAAAGGCGAAAAGGACGTCGGGACCCCGGTGGGCGAGGCCAAAGCGGAGCTCGCCAAGGGCGACGGGAAGCCGCCCCCCGAGCGGCCGCGCTTCATGTTTAACATCGCCGACGGCGGCTTCACCG AGCTTCACACTCTTTGGCAGAACGAGGAGCGGGCCGCCATCACCTCGGGAAAGATGA